The Dietzia sp. ANT_WB102 region CGATCGATGCCCTCGGCGCTCTCGACAACACGCTCATCTACTACATCATCGGCGACAATGGAGCCTCTGCCGAGGGCACCGTCAACGGAGCCTTCAACGAGATGGCCAACTTCAATGGCCTCGCGGCCATCGAGACCCCCGAATTCCTGGCAGAGGTTAACCACAAACTCGGCACCCCCGAGGCATATAACCACTACTCCGTCGGGTGGGCATGGGCGATGTGCGCCCCGTTCCAGTGGACGAAACAGGTCGCGTCCCACTGGGGTGGCACCCGCAACGGGGCCATCGTCCACTGGCCGTCCGGTATTACTCACAGCGGCGAGATCCGATCGCAATTTGCCCACGTCATAGACGTGGCGCCCACAGTCCTCGAAGCCGCAGGTCTACCCGAGCCGACCTTCGTCAACGGCATCCAGCAGTCGCCGATCGAGGGCAACAGCATGGTTTACAGCTTCAATGATCCGGACGCACCGGAGCGTCATGATCTGCAGTACTTCGAGATGGCAGGCAATCGGGGGGTCTATTACAAGGGGTGGAGTGCCGTGACCCGCCACAGCACGCCATGGCTCCCCAACGAGAAGCTGCCCGAACTCGACGATGACGTCTGGGAGCTCTACGACGGGTCTGTCGACTGGACCCAGTCGACAGACCTAGCCGCGGAGATGCCTGACAGGCTCGCGGCGTTGCAGCGACTGTGGCTCATCGAGGCGGTGAAGTACAACGTTCTACCCATCGACGATCGACGCTTCGAACGGCTCAATGCCACGATCGCGGGCCGGCCGCAGCTCGTGACCGGCACGTCCCAAGTGTTATTTCCCGGAATGAAGCGCCTTAGCGAGAACAGCGTCATCGACATCAAGAATCGATCGTTCTCCGTCACGGCGGCGATCGATCCCCCACGGGACGCAGTCGCCAACGGGGTTCTCATCGCCCAGGGCGGGCGCTTCGGAGGGTGGGCGCTGTACATCCGGGAAGGACGCGCAAAGTTCGTCTACAACCTGCTCGGCATGCGCGAGTTCGTCGTAGCGGCGACGGAGGACCTTCCCGAAGCTAGCGTGCAAATTCAAGCGTCATTCACCTATGACGGAGGTGGGCTCGCCAAGGGCGGCGATGTAATGCTCTACTACGACGGGCGGCCAGTGGGATCGGGACGCGTCGAGCAGACTCAACCGATGGTCTTCTCCGCCGAAGAGACAACAGACATCGGCGACGACTACGGGATGCCGGTGTCTACCGACTACGGCGAAGCATCCAAATTCAACGGACGCATAGATGTGGTGCAGATCGACGTCGGCCAGGACGATCACTCACACCTGATCGACCCGGCGGAAATCGCTCGCGTCGCCGCTTCGCGGCAGTAGGCGTCCCCGACTATCGAGTCGGGCTCCGGGTCTGTAGCGCCCGGAGCCAAAACAACTCAAGCGCGGCGACGGCGCGGGCCCGCGGGCCTACTTGCGGCTCCTGCGGTTGGTGAGCACCCCTACGAGCCAGCCGACGAGAAACACGAGCAACAGGAGAACCCACGCGGGCCCGGTGACCTGCACACCAAAGAGGTTGATCGGGATCTCGCCGCGGTTCATGAGGACGAAGACTATCGCCAGAATCGCGATGATGAGACCGGCCCATTGGCGGGGACTGACTCTGGCCACAATCTTGGTCACGACGGCGTTCCC contains the following coding sequences:
- a CDS encoding arylsulfatase, coding for MNDATDRQRSVLPIPDRPYLGHVTYDAKDPDTSFPPITPVLPPGTAPNVLVVLLDDVGFGASSAFGGPINTPTAERLHRGGLAYNRFHTTALCAPTRAALLSGRNHHSVGMGMITETATSAPGSSGLRPNTKATLAETLKLNGYSTAQFGKCHEVPPWQTSPVGPFDAWPTGGGGFEYFYGFIGGENNQYYPALYEGTTPIEAEKGPEDGYHLTEDLADKAIDWVRTQKALAPKKPFFVYFAPGATHAPHHVPTEWSDRYTGRFANGWDAQREATLARQRDKGIAPADAELTPRPAAIPAWSDMSEELKPVLERQMEVYAGFLEHTDFHVGRVVDAIDALGALDNTLIYYIIGDNGASAEGTVNGAFNEMANFNGLAAIETPEFLAEVNHKLGTPEAYNHYSVGWAWAMCAPFQWTKQVASHWGGTRNGAIVHWPSGITHSGEIRSQFAHVIDVAPTVLEAAGLPEPTFVNGIQQSPIEGNSMVYSFNDPDAPERHDLQYFEMAGNRGVYYKGWSAVTRHSTPWLPNEKLPELDDDVWELYDGSVDWTQSTDLAAEMPDRLAALQRLWLIEAVKYNVLPIDDRRFERLNATIAGRPQLVTGTSQVLFPGMKRLSENSVIDIKNRSFSVTAAIDPPRDAVANGVLIAQGGRFGGWALYIREGRAKFVYNLLGMREFVVAATEDLPEASVQIQASFTYDGGGLAKGGDVMLYYDGRPVGSGRVEQTQPMVFSAEETTDIGDDYGMPVSTDYGEASKFNGRIDVVQIDVGQDDHSHLIDPAEIARVAASRQ